In the genome of Rhodothermus sp., one region contains:
- a CDS encoding efflux RND transporter permease subunit, giving the protein MNAWQTTGGWTGWLRRPVAVLSWATALLLAGLWVGQQIPIEWVPRVELAEVHIAATWPGAAPRQVEQYVTAPIERAVQRVPGTVHVESLSEEGRATVILQVAPDVPLGPYVAQVREELARLRGVLPDRVVPQLTRAVPEQLREQQGFLTLQLVGPLEPEALRRLADELVAPRLRSVPGVAFVRVAGGRERELRITLDPDRLDAYGLGPSRVQQQLIDALRDRSYGRWQTGRGDWLLFTPPETDLEAIRNLVLLQPAPDATPVRLRDVATIVLGPAPARSISRVDGQPVVTLVLDRKPGSHLLTVADAVHAMVERLRTALPDGVRLLVVLDRSKDVRRQLRDLLLRGGLGFALLVLVLLALLQSVRACVAVLFSVGVAVAVALLLFRPLGLTLNLITLAGMALVAGLLVDNSVVVVEQLLVQRRRLRARGLEGVMLDAEATRRTLQTVWLPLLGGTLTTMVVALPLVYLSGELRTLFLPFGVLVAFTLGASLLSAVLIVPILGRFLPTPPPVPVRQYRRLRQLIALPYRCAARWPHLTLLVLFLAVGIPIWVLPDEWRLPDEDTQETAENETWHLVQQRLARLYNATLGHDRVLAVRQLLESLTGGVLLPFFQKTTFGRRWHYEIRPEVYVYMAFPPGTPIGRADTLMRRFEAVALASPSVARTVAQITEHSAYLRVRFYETSLRTVEPYLVRERLIQQAIQLAGLRYLSVSGLLEQGYYSGSGIAITDFRIAAYGPSYEDLEALCERLAQRLKATTPRVAAVNYNVDRYGRPDAREVLQFRWTPEAQLRTGLTAGDLAGALRPVFNTRFPFFRAPVADAPYLPIRIEVAGADQIDVARLITRPLPVTDSVQVQLARLAPPEIVPTPSAIERFDQQYRRYISVDFRGPWRLGDRIIRQVVESMPLPPGYRLQYPTYYIFGERELKRTASWMLPITIVLVFLIAAMVFESWRLPFIMLLSLPMAALGVAVGFLWSGANFAEGAFIGLVLLAGIAVNDSLLLLDRYRQLQAQRPHGRPDRMIRLAVRERLRPMWTTTLSSIVALLPLLIFPDEEGFWLGLAVTVIGGLLASTLLAPLVTVALISRRKS; this is encoded by the coding sequence ATGAACGCATGGCAGACAACCGGGGGATGGACAGGATGGCTGCGGCGACCCGTAGCCGTTCTGTCGTGGGCCACAGCCCTGCTTCTGGCAGGACTGTGGGTCGGTCAGCAGATACCTATTGAATGGGTGCCCCGTGTGGAGCTGGCCGAGGTGCATATTGCGGCCACATGGCCCGGTGCTGCGCCCCGCCAGGTCGAACAGTATGTAACCGCACCGATCGAACGGGCCGTGCAGCGCGTGCCCGGTACAGTACACGTTGAAAGCCTCTCGGAAGAAGGACGGGCGACCGTTATCCTCCAGGTGGCCCCCGATGTACCGCTGGGACCCTACGTAGCCCAGGTACGGGAGGAACTGGCACGGCTGCGCGGGGTGCTCCCCGACCGTGTGGTGCCACAGCTCACGCGTGCCGTCCCTGAACAGCTGCGTGAACAGCAGGGATTTCTGACCCTTCAGCTGGTAGGTCCGCTCGAACCGGAGGCCCTACGGAGACTGGCCGACGAACTGGTAGCTCCCCGTCTGCGAAGCGTGCCGGGAGTAGCCTTTGTCCGAGTGGCCGGAGGACGTGAACGCGAGCTGCGCATTACGCTGGATCCGGATCGGCTGGATGCGTACGGCTTGGGGCCTTCCCGCGTGCAGCAACAGCTGATTGATGCGCTGCGTGACCGAAGCTATGGGCGCTGGCAGACCGGACGGGGCGATTGGCTGCTGTTTACTCCGCCAGAGACCGACCTGGAGGCTATCCGCAATCTGGTATTGTTGCAGCCAGCGCCTGACGCTACACCTGTGCGGCTCAGAGACGTGGCAACGATCGTGCTGGGCCCTGCACCCGCCCGATCGATTAGCCGGGTGGACGGCCAGCCCGTCGTCACCCTGGTCCTGGATCGCAAACCAGGAAGTCATTTGCTTACCGTAGCTGATGCGGTGCACGCTATGGTAGAGCGCCTGCGGACCGCGTTGCCTGATGGAGTACGATTGCTGGTGGTGCTCGACCGCAGCAAGGACGTGCGTCGCCAGCTGCGCGATCTGTTGCTGCGGGGTGGGTTGGGGTTTGCGTTGCTTGTGCTGGTACTGCTGGCGTTGCTCCAGAGCGTACGGGCCTGTGTGGCTGTGTTGTTCAGTGTCGGCGTTGCAGTGGCTGTAGCGCTGCTGCTGTTCCGTCCGCTCGGGCTGACGCTGAACCTGATTACACTGGCAGGAATGGCTCTGGTGGCCGGTCTGTTGGTGGACAATAGTGTGGTGGTGGTCGAACAGCTACTGGTGCAGCGGCGGCGTTTGCGCGCCCGCGGCCTCGAAGGGGTAATGCTCGACGCCGAAGCCACGCGTCGAACGCTACAAACCGTCTGGTTGCCTTTGCTGGGCGGTACCCTTACGACGATGGTCGTGGCCCTCCCCCTGGTGTACTTGAGCGGCGAGCTTCGCACGCTGTTTCTGCCTTTTGGCGTGCTGGTCGCCTTTACACTGGGAGCATCGTTGCTCAGTGCCGTGCTGATTGTGCCCATACTGGGGCGTTTTCTCCCAACACCGCCGCCCGTGCCGGTCCGACAGTACCGCCGACTGCGCCAGCTAATTGCCTTGCCTTACCGTTGTGCGGCCCGCTGGCCGCATCTGACGCTGCTTGTGCTGTTTCTGGCCGTTGGGATTCCAATCTGGGTGCTGCCCGATGAATGGAGGCTGCCGGACGAGGACACGCAGGAAACCGCTGAAAACGAAACGTGGCACCTGGTGCAGCAACGACTGGCCCGACTTTACAATGCAACGCTGGGACACGACCGGGTACTGGCCGTGCGTCAGTTGCTCGAATCGCTTACAGGCGGCGTGCTGTTGCCGTTTTTTCAGAAAACAACTTTTGGACGACGCTGGCACTACGAAATTCGCCCCGAGGTGTACGTTTACATGGCGTTTCCTCCGGGTACTCCGATTGGCCGCGCCGATACGCTGATGCGACGGTTTGAAGCCGTGGCCCTGGCTTCACCTTCCGTTGCGCGTACCGTTGCGCAGATTACAGAGCATTCTGCCTACCTGCGGGTTCGTTTCTATGAGACCTCCCTGCGCACGGTTGAACCCTACCTGGTACGCGAACGGCTGATTCAACAGGCCATTCAGCTGGCCGGACTACGCTACCTGTCGGTCAGTGGCCTGCTGGAGCAGGGATATTACAGCGGAAGCGGTATCGCCATCACAGATTTTCGCATTGCCGCCTATGGTCCCAGCTACGAAGATCTGGAAGCGCTCTGCGAACGGTTGGCCCAACGCCTGAAAGCCACCACCCCGCGGGTTGCGGCGGTCAATTACAACGTCGATCGCTATGGACGGCCCGACGCCCGGGAGGTGCTGCAATTTCGGTGGACGCCCGAAGCACAGTTGCGTACAGGCTTAACTGCTGGCGATCTGGCTGGAGCGTTACGACCGGTTTTCAACACGCGCTTTCCTTTCTTCCGGGCACCCGTGGCCGATGCTCCTTACCTGCCGATCCGTATTGAGGTGGCTGGTGCCGATCAGATTGATGTAGCCCGGCTGATTACGCGCCCCCTTCCCGTCACCGATAGTGTGCAGGTACAGCTGGCCAGGCTGGCCCCTCCAGAAATTGTACCGACACCCTCGGCCATTGAACGCTTTGACCAGCAGTATCGACGTTATATCAGCGTAGATTTTCGCGGTCCATGGCGACTGGGAGACCGCATCATTCGCCAGGTAGTCGAATCCATGCCGCTGCCGCCGGGTTATCGTCTGCAATATCCTACCTACTACATTTTCGGCGAACGTGAACTCAAGCGTACAGCCAGCTGGATGCTGCCCATTACGATCGTGCTCGTTTTTCTGATTGCCGCAATGGTATTCGAGTCGTGGCGCCTGCCTTTCATTATGTTGCTGAGCCTGCCTATGGCAGCGCTGGGCGTGGCTGTCGGCTTTCTGTGGAGTGGGGCCAACTTTGCCGAAGGCGCCTTCATCGGACTGGTTCTGCTGGCCGGCATAGCTGTTAACGACAGCCTGTTGCTACTCGACCGTTATCGGCAGCTTCAGGCGCAGCGGCCGCACGGCCGTCCCGATCGAATGATTCGCCTGGCTGTGCGTGAACGCCTGCGCCCTATGTGGACAACCACGCTGTCGTCTATCGTGGCCCTGCTACCGCTGTTGATCTTTCCGGACGAAGAGGGCTTCTGGCTGGGGCTGGCTGTGACAGTCATCGGAGGCTTGCTGGCCTCCACCTTGCTGGCTCCACTGGTAACTGTTGCCCTGATCAGCCGACGCAAATCCTGA